The sequence GGATAAAGTGATTCACCAGATAGACCAGCGCTGCCATTGCAATCGAAGCCGATAGGCCCGGCCATAGTGCTTGCAACAGGCCATGTAGGGTAAAGCCGATCAGCGATTGTGCCTGCCAGCAGGTGAACAGAGCAAAGATCGGGAACGCTATCAGCCACGCTGCGGCGAGACCAATGGCGCCAAACTGAATGCCGATGGCGAAGGCGCTGGGCATGATGACGGCGCCGAAGATCGAGGCGCGCAGAGTGATATTCGGAGCACCCAGCGCGTTGGTGGCCGGGGCAAACAGGATCTGGAAGGTCATGAACGGCATGGCGAGACTGAGCAACTGGATGAACGGCACCATGCCAAGCCATTTCTCGCCAAACAAAATATAGACCAGCGGTTCGGCAGTGACACACAGGCCGAGATAAAGCGGGCAGCTGATCATCAGAATCAGCCGCATGGACTTGAGGAAGGCCCAGCTCAGCTTGGCCGGCTCCTGCTGTAGTCGAGCATAGGCAGGGAAGGCGACCTCGTTGAGCGGCGGCACGAATTTGGCGGCGAACACCTGGGCGAGGAACAGGGCTTCGGCATAAAGGCCGAGGGCATGGGGGTCGAGAAGACGCCCGGCGATGAAAATGTCCGATTGGCTGTGGATGATCCAGAAGAAGTGACTGGCCAACAGCGTCGAGCCAAATCCGAGCATCTTGCGGGTGCCGCGAAAATCGAAGCTGGGCCAGACCCAAAGCTTGGCCGCCAGCATCAACCCAGCGGCACGGGTCCAGAACAGGGCGATCGGTGCGGCGACCAATGTCCATACACCCCAGCCGCTGAGAGCACAGGCCAATGCGGTAGCGGCACCGGCAATCGCCGCGGCAAGATTGGCAAAAGCTTGCCGCCGGAAATCGAGCTGGCGACTCATCAGTACCTCGGGCACCACCATGAAGGGAGTGGCGAGATAGATCAGCGCCTGCACCCGCAGCATGTCGGTGATAAAGGGCTGTCGATAATAGGCAGCAACCAGCGGCGCGCCGACAATCTGTACCAGCGCCAGCGCGAAATTGAGCAGGATCAGCAAGCCAAAGGCCTGGCGAACCTCCTTTTGGGTTACTGTATGCGACTGGATTAATGACCCCGCAAACCAGTAACCGTTCAGAAAGGCGAGAAACACCATCACCGTCTGGGTCATGGCGAACAGGCCATAGTCTGACGGATCGAGGATTCGAATCACCGCCAGAGTCGAACCCCAGGTGATGATTTGCGCGAGAATCTGGCTGCCTGAGCGCCAGAAAACGGCAGAGCGCACCTTGGCGCCGAACGTCGCATCGCTCTCAACGGCTGGTGTTGGCGCGGCATTTTGCTCTTTATCGCCGTGCTTCATGCTCTCTTCATCTGCCATATGCTAAGCAAAATCCCGGTTTTTGGCGCTATTGGCTCGGCGCGCCCTGATTGCAGCAACCGCCCTAGCGCAACTTTGCAAAAATTTTTGAAATAAAATTGCAAAAGTGTGTTGACGGAATCAGAAGCCAGCCATATATGCCTTCTCACCGACGCGGCGCTGAGCGTTCAGCGCTTCCACGTTGGTCGCCAACATAAACGGACAACCAGTCCCCCGGTTAGTAAGAGATCGGGGAACCATCGGTG comes from Pseudomonadota bacterium and encodes:
- a CDS encoding lipopolysaccharide biosynthesis protein, which encodes MKHGDKEQNAAPTPAVESDATFGAKVRSAVFWRSGSQILAQIITWGSTLAVIRILDPSDYGLFAMTQTVMVFLAFLNGYWFAGSLIQSHTVTQKEVRQAFGLLILLNFALALVQIVGAPLVAAYYRQPFITDMLRVQALIYLATPFMVVPEVLMSRQLDFRRQAFANLAAAIAGAATALACALSGWGVWTLVAAPIALFWTRAAGLMLAAKLWVWPSFDFRGTRKMLGFGSTLLASHFFWIIHSQSDIFIAGRLLDPHALGLYAEALFLAQVFAAKFVPPLNEVAFPAYARLQQEPAKLSWAFLKSMRLILMISCPLYLGLCVTAEPLVYILFGEKWLGMVPFIQLLSLAMPFMTFQILFAPATNALGAPNITLRASIFGAVIMPSAFAIGIQFGAIGLAAAWLIAFPIFALFTCWQAQSLIGFTLHGLLQALWPGLSASIAMAALVYLVNHFILVGLANSGIDMLARLVVMVASGGTAYVLLLRILAPTSLSEMIRLVIRRRAPEAVEAMAEKRSEKNGEHNVSPQHARS